One genomic region from Myripristis murdjan chromosome 7, fMyrMur1.1, whole genome shotgun sequence encodes:
- the LOC115362120 gene encoding tumor necrosis factor receptor superfamily member 14-like, with the protein MPPRRKPLSVVSLMIFMLNVVTGDALTCHGTKYRVGQECCRMCPPGNRVNKPCTKFTSTSCEPCTDGTFLDQLNGQTECFPCKKCDADAGLQVKRPCTTTSDAVCEPQDGFFCVDLRGDGCVAAQKHRSCKPGQYMSQRGTATTDTECSDCTGETYSNGTFTSCQPHTKCESEGLQQIRPGNHSADSECGPKHDSSNKTAIIVPLLLVAVIIVAVLTAAAMWRRKKRSAGGREMFPLQETLRGGDPSEACVLAVSRSEENGNHQPSSIQRLPLSEGLNT; encoded by the exons ATGCCTCCGAGAAGGAAACCTCTGTCAGTTGTATCACTGATG ATATTTATGCTGAATGTCGTCACTGGAGATGCTCTGACTTGTCATGGCACCAAGTACAGAGTAGGACAGGAATGCTGTCGTATGTGTCCCCCTG GAAACAGAGTTAATAAACCTTGCACAAAGTTCACAAGCACATCTTGTGAGCCGTGCACTGATGGAACCTTCCTGGATCAGCTTAATGGACAAACAGAGTGCTTTCCATGTAAAAAGTGTGATGCAG ATGCAGGTTTACAGGTGAAAAGGCCGTGCACAACAACATCAGATGCTGTTTGTGAACCACAAGATGGATTCTTCTGTGTTGATCTTAGAGGGGACGGCTGTGttgcagcacagaaacaccGCAGCTGTAAACCTGGTCAATACATGAGCCAAAGAG gaacagcaacaacagacaCAGAGTGCAGCGACTGCACAGGGGAAACTTATTCAAATGGAACATTTACATCTTGCCAACCTCACACAAA ATGTGAATCTGAGGGTCTTCAGCAGATCAGACCAGGAAACCATTCAGCTGATTCTGAATGTGGACCAAAACATGACAGTTCAAACAAGACAGCGATCATTGTACCACTGCTCTTGGTTGCTGTTATAATAGTTGCAGTTTTAACAGCTGCAGCAATGTGGcgaagaaagaagagaagtgCAG gaggaagagaaatgttTCCATTACAg GAAACACTAAGAGGA ggGGACCCATCAGAGGCCTGTGTTTTAGCAG TAAGTCGTTCTGAGGAAAATGGAAACCATCAGCCATCAAGCATCCAGCGGCTACCTCTGTCTGAAGGGCTGAACACGTGA